A segment of the Nostoc sp. TCL26-01 genome:
AGAACACCTTCCCACATTCAACAAGCCCAAGCAGAATTTGAAGTCGGTAACTTGTACATTAATCGTACTATTACAGGAGCGATCGTTGCTAGACAACCCTTTGGTGGCTTTAAACTTTCTGGTGTAGGTTCCAAAGCCGGAGGCCCTGATTACCTACTGCAATTCTTAGAACCCCGCACAATCACAGAAAACATTCAACGCCAAGGTTTTGCACCAATTGACGGTGTAGATTAAATCAGTTATCAGTTATCAGTTATCAGTTACAAGTCTAACGGCGTATGGTGGGGGATTTAGACCCGCCACCAACGCTTGCTACTAATCAGCATTAGGCGTAGGTAGGGTTAAACGTAGCGTAACCCTACCAGATTCTGACTGACTCCTGTATTCTGACGAATGTATTCTTCTTCAAATTTCTTGATCTGGCAAAAACAAAGTAAATTGACTCCCCACTCCTAAAGTCGAGGAGACAGTCACATCACCACCATGCAACCGCGCTAACTTACGAGTCAAAGCTAAACCTAAACCAGTACCTTCATATTGGCGATTTAGTTTACTATCTAATTGTTTAAATGGTTCAAATAAAAATTGAAAGTGGTTTTCATCAATGCCAATACCAGTATCCACAACGGAAAATGTGATCCCCTGGGATACTTTTTTCACTATTAAGGATACTTCTCCTGCGGGAGTAAACTTAATAGCATTGGTAAGTAAATTGAGGAGCATTTGCTTAATCCGCCGTTCATCAGCAATGCAAATATTCGCTTCTGGATCAATATCTATTGAGAGTTTTAAGCCCTTAGTCAAGGCGCGATCGCTAACTGTAGATAAGGCATAATTACAAATATCAATCACCAACAAAGGCATCAGAGATAATTCCTCCTTGCCTGCTTCTACCTTTGACAAATCTAAAATATCGTTAATCAGCGCCAGTAGTTGTTCACCACTAGTGTACATACAGCTGATATATTCTTTTTGCTTATCATTAAGAGAACCAACTATTTCTTGTTGGAGTAATTGCGATAAACCCATAATCGCATTCAGAGGTGTTCGCAATTCATGGCTCATGGTAGCTAAAAATTCACTTTTAGCACGATTTCCTGCTTCTGCGGCTGCTTGTGAGTTACGCAGTTTGATTTCAGTTTGCTTCTGCTCAGTAATATCATCGATTATCGCCAGAAAATACTCTGGTTTACACTGAGAATCAGGAATTACAGAAACAGACAATTTAGTCCACACCAACCGCCCATCTCGATGGAGAAAGCGTCTTTCCATATCTATGTGGAGTTTTTCATCAACTTGCTCTGTATCTGTGCAAATTTCGGCAATCAGTTGTCTATAACGTTCTATGTCTCCCCTTTCCTGAGACATATAGTCAGTAAAGCGCTTACCATATAAATCTTCGCGGCTATAACCCAGCATTTCACACAAAGTAGGATTGGCATCTACTATTTGTGCTTTCATATCCACAAGTCCGATACCAATAGAAGAACGTTCAAAAATTGCCCGGAATTGCGCCTCACTTTTACGCAACGCCTCTTGAGCAATATTGCGTTCTCTGGCTTCTATTGCGAGAGAGACAAAATCTGCCATTGAGCCAACAAAGTTTTCCTCTTCTACATTCCAGTACCGCACTTCACCACAGTGTTGATGACATACCACTCCAACTAAACGACCTCCTACCCAAATGGGAGCATCTAAAAGAGAGACAACACCAAATCCACAAAGATAAGTAGCAGCTAATTCTTGAGTTCTTTTATCGTGAATAGCATCAGATACAGCCAGACTACGTTCTGCTTCCAGAGCATGAAAATAATTTGGATAATCTGCTTTTAATAAAAATTCACCTGATGTATGTACCCGTCTATTAACATCATATAAATCAATGCACTCCAAACTTGAGCCATCTTGGTTGTACAACCAAACGCTAACTCGCTCAAC
Coding sequences within it:
- a CDS encoding GAF domain-containing sensor histidine kinase, giving the protein MQVLVVKDITEPQQAQEALRMRDNARRKQNQTLVQLARSKTFQQGHLHAVLQEITEAAAQTLSVERVSVWLYNQDGSSLECIDLYDVNRRVHTSGEFLLKADYPNYFHALEAERSLAVSDAIHDKRTQELAATYLCGFGVVSLLDAPIWVGGRLVGVVCHQHCGEVRYWNVEEENFVGSMADFVSLAIEARERNIAQEALRKSEAQFRAIFERSSIGIGLVDMKAQIVDANPTLCEMLGYSREDLYGKRFTDYMSQERGDIERYRQLIAEICTDTEQVDEKLHIDMERRFLHRDGRLVWTKLSVSVIPDSQCKPEYFLAIIDDITEQKQTEIKLRNSQAAAEAGNRAKSEFLATMSHELRTPLNAIMGLSQLLQQEIVGSLNDKQKEYISCMYTSGEQLLALINDILDLSKVEAGKEELSLMPLLVIDICNYALSTVSDRALTKGLKLSIDIDPEANICIADERRIKQMLLNLLTNAIKFTPAGEVSLIVKKVSQGITFSVVDTGIGIDENHFQFLFEPFKQLDSKLNRQYEGTGLGLALTRKLARLHGGDVTVSSTLGVGSQFTLFLPDQEI